A window of Quercus robur chromosome 12, dhQueRobu3.1, whole genome shotgun sequence genomic DNA:
aaagtttgtgtacacacacacacacagattcCAATAATGAATTGTCACTTTCGAAGTGATTTTCTCCCTATTGAAACCGAACATTGCACCGATCATATCTCTTAGTAATTTACTTGCAAAATGTTTGCGAAACGATACCTAGTGTTTTCCTATATTTTCATGGCAACCAAACAGGGCGCTTTAGCTGAATCATTTTGAATTCACACTTTAAAACTCTGGCATTGAAGTCATAGAAATTGTGATTTATATGCTATTGAATTAAATTCATATGAATGTTAATTGTTGCAGGAAGGTagaattattattagtatgaataaGCTATTAGATTTTGGAAGGAAGGCCCTATTCTATGTTAGGGTTCTTTCTGGGTACGAAGAGCGCAGAATCCGATCATTTAGGTTGGAGCTTGAGCAGCGTATGAAACAGGTGTTGCTTAATTTTCAATGTCATTTCTGTAGTGCTTTCTTTGTTGTATTATGATGTTGTGTATTCTGTGTGTTCTTAAGTTGCGCTACATGTTTCATTTGCCATTGTAATTGAAGGGGATGCTTTTTGCTTATGAACCAAGTAGGGTAAGTTGGGttgtttatctttttcaaaCTTCCTTGCTTTTTAGAGAGCTTTTATCCCAGAGCAAGACATCAATTTGAAGGGTTCATCATTGGTATTGCattatttgaataatatatatatatatatatatattcatgtgtGTGCAAGTGTATATATAGAGTTAGAAAAGGCATGGTTTAAAAACACATGGTAATTTACTAGTTAATGTCTATAGTGTTTGTTAGGCTACCCATGATGCCTTCAATGTTTCCACCCTCTCTGTCTTGCTTGCTTGTCTTGGTGTCTGTTCATGTCAAATGATCAACTTCAAGAATGCTTAACTTTCTACAAAATAGAGTTGGCTCATCTTCTTatacaaaaatcaatttaaatgtGCATGACCTTTTGACTCATTTGGTTACTCTTCCTTTTCTTCAGTTCTCTAGCAACTTCTGTGTTTCACCTTATTTACTTTCTACCAATTGGTGATACCCAGACCTTGCAGCAGGTGTTTTATAGTTGAATAAGACTCTTTGTGGAAATGCATAGAGTTCCTATTTCCTTTAAAAAGAATTGTTTgggggttgggttttttttttttttttttcctttttctttttctttcttttttttttttttttttttttttttgtgggggggggggggggggtgggtggggTGGGGTGTGTGTGGGTGGGGGAGGAGAGATAAGACATTGATCTTGTAGGTGGGTTTTTGATCTGGTATTGATCCGGTATACCAGTGAGAAAAGTAGGAAGACAATGATTCTATCTTGAAGGGGCTAGGCCCCACCACCTACAGCAATACTAATCTGAAACTGATAGAACATTCCTGATCAGAACTTGTACATCTCATTGTAGGAAGCCTTTGTAATTCCTATCTGTCAGATGGTGTGTAATTTTATTACATTTGGTGGAGTAATGTTCAATTTGTTTTGAGCTTGGTTTTCTGCAAGATATACAAGTTTTGATGGGTGAGAAGATTCTTTTCCTGACTGAAATGATCATATGAGAATAATGTTTGAGTCTAACAGAtcttatattgaaaaaaaaaattaaaatctaattttaattCGTACAGGAGTCTCCCAATTGATTTGATTACTCCTAGTTTTGAAAAAGAGTTAAATGACACAGGCACACACCACAGTCAATTGTAATAGTGCTTCTCCCCCATCATATTTGTCTTGGCTGTCAACTAGGGAAGCACACCAAACTACCATTTTCTCAGCTTTATCTCCTTTGTTgctttttggattttgttcatatttaGCATTCACCATTCATATGATAAACATGGTTTATCTCCATGTGCTTgacactctttctctctctgtccaGGCACAAGAAAGGAAGGCTGCCTTAAGAAAGGTCCCAGAACAGGCTATTTTAGCAGAGGTTCGCCGTATGGTTGAGGAGatgcaaaatttaaataagaaGCTTGAAGAAACTGTAAGTTTTGGTTTCACCTGTGGTGGATAATTGAAGAAGGTTTATTGGATCATTTGAAGCTCTACTTTTAACATTCAGTTGATTGCATTTGtgaaaaaattctttttaattcaCTATAAAATGATGTGAATTTTCATTAATCAATATTGAGCTTGAAACATAGGAAATAACAGTGCTAAAGCATACAAAAAAGTTACCCCTAAGCCTTCATGATTGAAGATTATAGAAGGGAGCCTTATGTCTTAACAATGTTAGTCTTAGTGATGACTTTTTGATGtactttttaagtttatttcattgtaatggttatattagaattttagaGACGCGAAGGAAACTAAACAGATTGAATAAAGTATATCTATAAAGATTATGGAGATGTGGAGTTGAAATGGGACAGCTTTGGAGGCATGCCATTTGTATCAAATATGGAGAAgcattttgggggggggggggggggggtggtcaAGTCAACAAAGCTGGTTAGGGGCCAGATGTGAGCCTATGGAAAAGCATTAGAGGCGGCAGGGCTTCTTTTTCTTGACAATCTCCCCTTTCAATGTTAGGAACCTAGTAGTTCCTAATGGGATTGGATGGAAATTATAGGGGAATGTATGTGAATTGTAaggaaattgacttaattcgagGTAGTCACAAAGtgcttggaagtagttggtgtGTTTAATGTTCAAGATCCTTTGGAGTATTGGGTTAGTGGCCGGTTTCCCCTCATGAAGATGTCAACTACAACAACACCTTGTGGGGAAGGTGTTTTGAAGGAGAGGGAAATGTTAGGAACCCACATTTGGGTATAGAATacatttagttagttagttggttagttagttacaatCCCAAGCATGTTAAACACATTTAACACACGTTGGAAATATTAATGCACACGGGGAATTATAGGACCATTACGATAATGCCATGTGGGCCAGTAGAATATTTCTATGGTTTTATAAATATCTACTTGTAATCACATTTCCATcattgaagaataaaccaattgaTTGCTTAGTgcatttcctttctctctctcttaatatttCTCTATGGAATGTGACTGCctcgaattaagtcaatttccctACAATTCACATACATTCCCCTACAATTCCCATCCAATCCCATTAGGAACTACTAGGTTCCTAACATTCTCCTTCCCCTATAAAGATTATGGAGATTTGGAGTTGAGTGAGAACAGCTTTGGAGGCattcattttttgttaaatatggAGAAGCATGGGGGGTTGGTAAATGAAGCTGGTTAGGGGATCACATGGGGTGAACCCATGGAAAAGTATTAGAGGAGACTGggaatttttttgtagaatATCTCCCTTTTTTTACCTCCCCTTGGGGACAAAACTcgcttatcaaaaataaaattctagaCATTAAATTTGTTGTTGGGGGCAcatgagtttgattttggaatgACTTATGGTGTAGAGATCTTTTCCCTGGCAATGGAAAATAATGCTTCAATTGCCTCTTATTTAGGTGATACAACTGAGAGAGGAGTGTGGTATTGGAATCCTCAATTAAGTAGACCATTTCAAGATTGGGGATTGGATTCCATGGAGATCTCTTTGATTTGTTGTATCCTAGTTTGCCATCTAGCCAAGGTAAGGATCACATATCCTTAAAGCTAACAAAAAGTGGAACCAAAAGGTCAGATGCAATAGAGGTGAAGGATTTTCGGCCTATTAGTTTGATAGGGGGGTTTACAAAATAATTGCTAAAGTATTGGCTAATAGATTGAAAGAGATGATTGGGGATGTTATTTCGAAGTCTCAGAATGCCTTCGTTAAGAATAGGCAAATTCTAGACTCATGTCTCATTGCAAATGAGCTTGGACAGTAGGCTGAGATCAGGAGTTCTGGGGGTGTTGTGTAAGTTGGATGTAGAGAAggcttatgatcatgtgaattggggtTTTCTAATGTATATGCTTGAGCGGTTCGGTTTCCtagaaaaatggagaaaatggattttttttttctgtatatCCATggccaaattttcaattttgattaaTGGAGCTCCATGTGGTTTCTTTGAGAATTATAGAGGTTTTCGACAAGGTGACCCTTTGTCCTCATTGTTGATTGTTTTTGTCATGGAAGCAGTTAGCAAAATGATGGATAAGGCAATGACAGAAGGTCGATTGTCTGGATTTAGTGTGGGTACCTCCACAAGTGATCGCTTACAGGTAACTCATCTTCTCTTTGCAGATGATACGTTGGTTATGTGCGATGTTGATATCGACCAGATGTTGTTTTTGCGCCTGATTTTGTCATGGTTTGAGATTATATTGGGattgaaaattaatttggaTAAGTCTGATCTATTTCTTGTGGGAGTGGTTACAAATTTTGAGATGCTAGTAGGTGTTTTGGGTTGTAAGCAAGGCTTACTTCCTATGAAATATTTAGACCTTCCATTGGGTGCAAAATGGAAAGATAGAGCAGTTTGGAATCCCATCATTGAGAAGGTGGAAAGGAGGTTAACGGGATGGAAAAGATTGTATCTATCTAAAGGGGGGAGACTTACTCTCATAAAAAGTACTTTATCCAATTTACGTACTTATCTCCTCTCCCTTTTTCCAATTCTAGCACATATGGCATACCGTATAGAATGACTTAAACGAAATTTTCTTTGGGGTGGTCTAGGAGATGATTCTAAAGGTATGCTCTCCTATCCAGTTTGGTTGTCTAGCAATTCGAAATTTGAGATACTTTAATGAAGCGCTATTGGGAAAATGGTTGTGGAGATTTGGGTATGACAGGGAAGCTTTATGGAGAAGGGTTATAAGGGTTAAATATGGAGTTAAGGGAGGGAGATTGGTGCTCTAATTCTATTCCAGGCTCTTATGGGTGAGTTTATGGAAAACTATTAGTAGTGGTTGGTCTACTTTTTCTCACTACATTCAGTTTCATATTGGAGATGAGactagagtgaaattttggcaGGATATCCGGTGTGGGGATCATCCTTTAAGTACGTGTTTTCCAGATTTATTCAGAATCAGTAATGATAAGGAGGCTTATGTGGCTGATCTCATGCAGTTTCCTAACGGGGTTCTTTGGGACTTGGAATTCTTGTGAGAAATTCATGATAGGGAATCAAAATTGTTGTCTGTTTTTTGGGATGTTATCTATGGAGTCTCATTGAGAGGTATTGGTGAGGATAAGATGTGTTGGACACTTGCTAAGAGCAAGGTCTTTGAGGTAAGCAGTTATTACTAGGCTTTGTTGGGTGTATGTACTCAGTCCTTCCCTTGGAGaagtatttggaagcaaaaGGTTCCTTCCGGAGTCACGTTTTTTATTTGGACTGCAGCTTTAGGAACTATCTTGACTATTGATAATTTACGTAAGAAGAAGGTGTTGATTCTAGATTGCTGTTATATGTGCAAAAGTAATGGAGAATTAGTAGACCATCTTTTACTACATTGTCCTATTGTTTCTGAGTCGTGGTCTAAAGTGTTCATCATGTTTGGTATCTATTGGGTGATGCCAAAGACTGGTTTAGCTCCTTGCATGTTGGCAAGGAAATTTTGGTCATCATCGTAATGGTGTTATTTGGATGGATGtcctcattgtttgatgtggtgcatttggagggagagaaacaACCGGTGTTTTGAAGACTCTGAAAGGACTACAATCGAtttaaaacttttcttctttaaaactctatcaGATTGGATGTCTATCATAGGAAGTCATTCTATTTTTTCGGTTTATGATTTGATGGATGCTTGTAATTATGTATTTGATTGTTTTGGTCCCCTGCTGTATACTTCCTATATACCTAGGTGACTCATTATTATGTctctaaataatattttctttactctcaaaaaaaaaaaaaaaaaaaaaaaaaatggaaagtcTGATGTTTGATATGCATTGAGGAGATCTATGGAAAAACATTTCCTTAGAGCTCAGGAGGATATGGGGTGCTCAGGTACCTCGAGTTGTTTTTTCACTTGGACAGCAGCATtgtgtaaaattttaaatgtgaataatttaagaaaacaaaacattGTGATTATTGatcacctatcaaaaaaaatatatatattgtgattattgAATGGTGTTGTATTTATAGGTATAGTGAGGAGACAGTTTAGTACTTACTACTTCATTGTTTAGTGGgtagagtgttttttttttttttttttttttttttttttttgaggaaagtGGGTAGATATATTTGGTCTCTTGTGATTGCATTATTTAGGGTATCTTGGTTTATGTCAAAGATTGTGATTCAAATGTTGGCTTGTTGGCAAGGAAGTTTTCATCATCAAAGGAGTTTGAAAATCCAGCAGGATATTCCATATCTGCATATAGTGGGCAATttggagagagaggaagagtcTTTGAAGTTTGCTTGTATTGAATGTCCTCACCATGTTATTAAACAGTCTCTGTTGAGATCCTTTTCTGATTGGATGAATGCTTTGGGCGGCATACCTTCATCAtcttttttagatattttagatcccTTGAATTTCATATAATTCCTTAGTCATAATTTGATACGCATCCAGTGTAATTGAACTCTTAAAAAAAGTGTACTCAATCTGTCttctttaatgaaaaaatttatttcttataaaagaGTGTAGCTATGAATGTGAAATGATACCTTAAATTTTTCATTCAACCTTTTAAAGAGCATTGCATGATCTAACTTTTAAAGCCCTCTCATAGAATTCAAATGCTTTCAGTGTTTAATACTTTCTGCTTtccatcaaattttaaaaaacttgtCTATTAATATCTCAAAAGCTGAGTGCTGGAGCATATGGTGATATTTCCTTCTAGTTGATCTTAAATTAGACCCTTATTTCTAGCATGGAAGATGTTTGGCTGAATGAGTCATTTCATTTTCTATTAATAATGGAAGATATTTCACTATCTTAAATGAGCCCcttctgttttctttttgttcgtTGCCCCTGTTGAAATCTATGAGTCGTTTTGTGACAAAATCGTGTTTATGTGCAGGAGGCTGCTATTGAAGAGTACTTCAAACCAATTGATAAAGAAGCTGAGGTCATAGTGAAAATGCAACTAGACGGAGAGGAGAAGACACTGAAGGAGATGATGAAAACGATGCAACAACAGGCTTTGCTTGAAAAAGCTGAAGCAGAAAAAATCGCAAATGCGAATCAGGTTGGTGCAAAACAGAGTGAGGACCAAGCATCCACCAAAACCCCTCAACAAGCTCAAACGAGATAACTCTCTGTAACGTTGATGACCAAAATTTTTGATATAATTTTGTATGAGTGCATTTCTGTTTTGGTTATCATTTTAGATGTGCTTATTGGGAGTTGATAGGAACCATTAGGTCGGTTGAAATAACGTAGGAACCATTTGGTCACATCCAGTTAATAATTCAACATGAGtgcatttttgttttggttatcaTTTTATATGTGCTTATTGGAAGTTGATAGGAACCATTTGGTTGGTTGAAATAACGTAGGAACCATTTGGTCACATCCAGTTCATAATACAACAGATTCTTCTATTCACTATAGATTGTAGTTGTGTAATTCATTTAAACTTTGTTGGAAGTTCATAAaggaatagaatagaataaagtaatattgtttgaatgttttaaaataaaagaatgaaatgtaAGTAAACTTGTTTGGAAGAAACATAGAATGAACGAgattgaataattttataacattaCTATTTATccctaatttaaaataaagggttgaatATTCATAGATATTTttggagttttagtaaaaatttcattaaacctaatttcatttttttcatttctcttaattttggggtgaatgaaaatttgaggttatGAGCAAAatgaatattctaaaatgattttgttcatttaatttttttacattcatttCTAACCTCCCAAACAAAGGTGTTAGTTTTTGCTTTGCGACCGAAACATATGAATTATCCATTCATAAATTCTATTCCAGTCATTGTAGATTGATAGACATAGGGTAAGAATTGTCAAGGTGGATCTATTATTAATGAATGGATGGATGCAAAGCAAAAGTAGTTTGAACATGAAGGAGAGTCCTGCGCTCATTTATAATATaccaaaataagaagaaaaggaagattgCAATGTGGGGCAGCCCAAGTTCTGATAGCTTAAGCTCAGTCCAGAGCTGATTGAAACATGTGGCCCCAAATGCAGCTACTTAATATTGTCCTTTTCTTTAGGCCCAGGATTGAAATTGATCGTACGAAGTTGGGGAAAAGTTCGTGACTTGGTTGGTCCTCACCTTCCACCCTTAATTGAACATCATTATAGGCGATCTTTCgccatctttttttttcaaaaagctcatTGATCTTGTGAATTAGATTGCAACTTTTCAAAGCTAGATTGCCACTTAAAGATTTTCAATATCTATTGTTAAAGGAAAATTCTTGTATGAGACGGTCCAATGAGATACTTTCTCATTGTTACAACTTAAAAGACATTGAATTACATAAATGTGCGCGtaggtttgagtttttttttttttttttttgcttaattgAGTTATCTTTTTCAACTCAAAGAAAAAGACTATTTATATGTAGTTTTTCTTATATAACTATTCTTAACGAGTCAAGttacttatttaaataatacactatTTATACTAAAAAAGAATTCTCTAAAGCGGTTTGGAGTATACTTCGTTCTAACAAAAATTACTCAAGTGCATAAATCTTTTTAAATATCCCTTTAATATTACCAAAAACTTTACTTGATagaaaatatatagatatataataatatctttaGGAAAAACGTTGGCCACGCAAAGAAACTTCAACTTGATTAATGGCGGGTCGTgactcataagtcataacctGCTCAGCTATTCCTTCCCCTATGCTCGTAGTTTCCTTTTTTCATAGTTTTTTACCTTCCTTCTGGGGTGAAATTCAGTAGTAGTTTCATAAGAAAAGTTCAATATTAACTAGGcctttaaatattaaaaaaaaaatcaaaattccaaCCCAAAAACCTGTCTATTACCCTTCTTTTAGTagattttttaatgttaaagaaaagctaaatatagAGTTtggtttatttcattttcagtCAGTATGCTAAAGAACAAAGAAGCCctattttcacccaaaaaaaaaagaaaaaaaaaagccctattaattaaaaaaaaaaactaattaaaagttgaaaagtgATGTTAAGGATACTACAAATTTAACTACACGAGTCTTCCAAATTAATGTTTCACCAATcgtataaaaacaatttaaatatttatttattatattatttatgtcaCATCAATCATATTTGTACCTCATCAAATTGTAAAATCTTTGtaataaatttatagtaattttaatattttccaaagTTTGAAACTCCATTTGTCAATCTTCGGTTATAACGTGTCCATCATGCTACTGCATCATCCGTATGCAACAAATAGTCAATCCAAATGAAAAAcattgtcttttttgtttttatttttcgcAATTACATTTCTTTTGCACTCCATGTACAATTATTCTTCTTATTAAtatctttatttacttttgttttagtttttgttattgGATGAATTATTTTGTATCTTAGTGAAAAGGTCAAAAGAGGTTCTGATTCGGGAGGACCATGATGATTCAATTACGAAGATTATGGTCAATTATGTTCCCTAGGTGAGGTCGGTATAACCATTCAGACGGAACCTTTACTCTTTGAGATAAAACTGGTGAAGGCTTAGCAattagcatcatcatcatcatcatcatcatcatcgtcatcaaacttcaattctttttaaGTTTGAAACCATACCAAAGTTGTTAGAACTGAATGGAGTAGCAAGGGTAGAATGACACTTAAAAGCCAATGGGTGCTCTTATGTATGTTGTGGACCTGGCAACCGGGTTAGGTCGATTGGGTTTAAATTTAggtacaaattttattatattagagTGGATGGCTATTTCTATTACTTTTACAcataatgacttttatttttttattaaaaaattaatatgctTTCTAATCTCtattttgtgctttttttttcaatataaatagagtaataaaaaaaactcaaaagataaaaaagttgGAAAACACATAAATCCttaattttatagttcaatAATTAATTCTAATAGTCTACTAGTCTAataatttcaccaaaaaaaagaaaagaaaagataatgtATATACGTGATATACATAAAAcatgaaattaaattaaatcgtATATAAACTAAACTGTGTTTTCAGATTAACTTttcattgaaacttgaaagcttATTTTTGCAAAGTTGTCAAAATTACAGTATGTAAAAATTGAAGCATTCAAAAAACTGCAAGAAACcactaactaaaaaaaaaaaaaaaagcaaactaaattcattatatatataactttaagAATAAGATATAATatcttatttcaaaaaataattaggaaGAAAATCTATAATAAACTTACGAAAAACTACTCAATATTATTAGTATATTCGACATTGAAAACATTTATGTTTGAGAATTCCTTATCAAGTTGATGAATAATATcattagtattttaatataacttTAGTATACAATTACAagcatatattaaaaatgagttaaaaagaaaattaagtttaaaattttataataaagattTGATGTGGGTGTCTAGTgctgttaaattaccgattgtcccaaaattttaaactattagaatatgataaatttaatcatttaaccacatacttCTAACAATGTCTCTCACATGTGGACCGAAACTACCTTTTAATAAGTGAGGCCCAACACATGAGAATTTAAATAGGAGGTAGAGTGGAGGAGACATGGATCAAACTTAGGATCTTctactttgataccatgttaaattaccgattgtcccaaaaaattaagctatttaggatatggtaaatttaatcatttaatcacatACTTTTAACAGGTGCTTGTTCTATCTACCCAATCAAGCCATATTAAAATCCAGTATGATTTACAAGAAGGTAGtgaatggaggaaaaaaaatttaggaggCTACTCGCGAATCAAGATAGCGTGGGGTAGATTTTTTGTGTGTAACTAGGTGAACTTTACAAATGTGAGATCTATTCATATGTAATTGAGGTTTTATATATGGGAAAATTATGTTGCACACATTTATGCATTTACACATTACTAACGTATAATTGAAAACGTGACGTGATTCATGCTTTGGGTAA
This region includes:
- the LOC126709202 gene encoding uncharacterized protein LOC126709202 gives rise to the protein MNKLLDFGRKALFYVRVLSGYEERRIRSFRLELEQRMKQAQERKAALRKVPEQAILAEVRRMVEEMQNLNKKLEETEAAIEEYFKPIDKEAEVIVKMQLDGEEKTLKEMMKTMQQQALLEKAEAEKIANANQVGAKQSEDQASTKTPQQAQTR